A segment of the Thermomicrobiales bacterium genome:
GTCGTACTCATAAGCTTTGGAGTCCTGCTCTCTGCATGCGGCTCCTCATCAGACCCAACGCCGACTGCGACGGCCAGCGCCGCAACGAACCCGACGGCCGCCGAGAGCACTGCGACGACCGCCGCCGGCCCGACTGAGGAAGAAGCCCAGGCGACTGCCACGACTGCGGAAGCATCACCAACGAGCGCTGAGGCGGCAACGTCTCCGACATCGGCTGCGACTCCAGAGGGCTCCGGTAGCGAAGACACTGGCGAGAAGGTCAAGGTCACGCTGGCGCTAGGCTTCGTGCC
Coding sequences within it:
- a CDS encoding ABC transporter substrate-binding protein, with the translated sequence MRYRYILLVVLISFGVLLSACGSSSDPTPTATASAATNPTAAESTATTAAGPTEEEAQATATTAEASPTSAEAATSPTSAATPEGSGSEDTGEKVKVTLALGFVPNVQFAPYYVAIDNGYYEDAGFDVEVQQGPNPDLLAQLGSGSIDFAVTSGDGLIPARAAGIPVTYVMAQFQKYPVGATAIGGKHDP